The following proteins are co-located in the Flectobacillus major DSM 103 genome:
- the queG gene encoding tRNA epoxyqueuosine(34) reductase QueG produces the protein MTDLQKMHNTRLIKQKAKELGFDFCGVSSATFLEEEAPKLEQWLKANRHGEMRYMENHFDKRLDPRLLVDDAKSVVSLLYNYFPAERLPEGEDDLKLSKYAYGTDYHFVIKDKLKLLLTFIQDTIGEVGGRAFVDSAPVMDKVWAKKSGLGWAGKHSNLINKQMGSFFFICELIIDLELIPDGPVKDYCGTCTRCIDACPTEAIIEPYTVDGSKCISYFTIELKEAIPLDMKSKFDNWIFGCDVCQDVCPWNRFAKPHQEPLFEIHPQLKDFSKNDWEEITEEVFKVIFKNSPVKRTKLAGLKRNIDFVK, from the coding sequence ATGACCGATTTACAAAAAATGCACAATACAAGGCTTATCAAACAAAAAGCAAAAGAGTTAGGCTTTGATTTTTGTGGGGTGTCGAGTGCTACATTTTTGGAAGAGGAAGCCCCAAAGTTGGAACAATGGCTCAAAGCCAATAGGCACGGCGAAATGCGTTATATGGAAAATCATTTCGACAAGCGGCTCGACCCTCGATTGTTGGTAGACGATGCCAAATCGGTAGTTTCGCTATTATACAACTACTTTCCTGCCGAACGTTTACCCGAAGGCGAAGATGATTTGAAGCTGTCTAAATATGCTTATGGTACCGACTACCACTTTGTTATAAAAGATAAACTCAAATTGCTATTGACTTTTATTCAAGATACAATCGGAGAGGTAGGAGGTAGGGCTTTTGTAGATTCGGCACCTGTGATGGACAAAGTTTGGGCCAAAAAATCTGGTTTGGGCTGGGCTGGTAAGCATAGCAATCTTATCAACAAGCAAATGGGGAGTTTTTTCTTTATTTGCGAACTTATCATCGACCTAGAACTGATACCCGACGGCCCCGTCAAAGACTATTGCGGTACTTGTACACGCTGTATAGATGCTTGTCCAACCGAGGCTATTATCGAGCCTTACACTGTCGATGGCTCAAAGTGTATCAGCTATTTTACTATCGAACTCAAAGAGGCTATTCCCCTTGATATGAAAAGTAAGTTTGATAATTGGATATTTGGTTGTGATGTTTGTCAAGATGTATGCCCGTGGAATCGCTTCGCCAAACCACACCAAGAGCCACTTTTTGAAATACACCCACAACTAAAAGATTTTAGCAAAAATGATTGGGAAGAAATAACCGAAGAGGTTTTTAAGGTAATATTTAAGAACTCGCCAGTAAAACGTACCAAACTAGCTGGATTAAAACGAAATATTGATTTTGTGAAATAA
- a CDS encoding GntR family transcriptional regulator — translation MMKTFVEFAQIKHDSKTPKYQQLVNSLLADIEAGVLKTGERLPSINEASEECYLSRDTVERAYAELHRLGVITSIFRKGYFISGKSAQKKTKVFFLVGKITESNKAIFNAFVNATGKEVIVDIFTYNYKSDNFREIINNHLGNYHYYVIMPHLIEENEENIKCLKKISGERLILLDKSLQNLNGTNSSILNNSGEEICKVMQSQLEIFKKYHTLNLVLTEEEYFDAELITGFRNFCENNGFDFQVLDGLEGEEVEKGNAYLTMDDADLVLAIKSASTKGFELGQEVGLISLNDSCYKEILAGGISVISSPLEEVGKLAASVVLEGKRMSSQMPMQIILRNSL, via the coding sequence ATGATGAAGACTTTCGTAGAATTTGCTCAAATTAAGCACGACTCAAAAACCCCTAAATATCAACAACTGGTTAATTCCCTCTTGGCGGATATTGAGGCTGGTGTACTCAAAACAGGCGAACGCTTACCGTCTATTAATGAAGCCAGCGAAGAATGTTATCTTTCTCGTGATACTGTCGAACGTGCTTATGCCGAATTGCACCGATTGGGTGTAATTACGTCTATCTTTAGAAAAGGATATTTTATTTCTGGTAAATCGGCTCAAAAGAAAACAAAGGTTTTTTTCTTGGTGGGTAAAATTACCGAAAGTAATAAGGCTATTTTTAATGCCTTCGTGAATGCCACTGGCAAAGAAGTGATTGTCGATATTTTTACTTATAACTACAAAAGCGACAATTTCCGCGAAATTATCAACAACCATTTGGGCAATTATCACTATTATGTGATTATGCCACACTTGATTGAAGAAAACGAAGAAAATATCAAATGTCTCAAGAAAATTTCGGGCGAAAGATTAATTCTTTTAGACAAGTCTCTGCAAAACCTCAATGGCACAAACTCTTCTATCCTCAACAATTCGGGCGAAGAGATTTGTAAAGTAATGCAAAGCCAATTAGAGATTTTCAAAAAATATCATACCCTTAACTTGGTATTGACAGAAGAAGAATACTTCGATGCTGAGTTAATTACAGGTTTCCGCAATTTCTGCGAAAATAATGGCTTCGACTTCCAAGTACTAGATGGCCTTGAAGGAGAAGAAGTTGAAAAAGGTAATGCTTATTTGACAATGGACGATGCCGACTTGGTATTAGCCATTAAATCAGCCAGTACCAAGGGTTTTGAACTCGGACAAGAAGTTGGCTTGATTTCGTTGAATGACTCATGCTACAAAGAAATTTTAGCAGGGGGTATTTCGGTAATTTCGAGTCCTTTGGAAGAAGTTGGCAAATTGGCCGCTTCGGTAGTGCTAGAAGGCAAACGAATGAGTTCACAAATGCCTATGCAAATCATTCTTAGAAATTCATTATAA
- a CDS encoding esterase/lipase family protein, with protein sequence MKQILLLILSLLTIVVKAQEKSTKDTSLVPSTLATCSQTLLGCNFNNWPNPLKGESITYPAPVNGNCYDGSAATKWNCITTRANQTWFYVRILTRGNIRFVFNNSSNVDVDGVLWGPVANNDLANACSVTETTPLVCDYNADARVELPCTTHSSLCGGSLSGTIPVEVGQIYVLCILNYANRPTNITLSQPLNGSVYYSQESLDFQIEHFRINNGNKADRVSLRQASTEDNGVFKVCADGSTSSLFKVTTTKSNVKARISQDPTKANTAMYGEFTEATFNNGVYEFTYKHPDYLNSFSTYLQLNVELYEQSTSTRALASYPLRIHPAPLLMVHGLWSNGTPIDDSSFEVLEGELSTSTAYSINTNEIVTKLYRQADYRISNDASFSTNDWVVPVYIASFKDYILKEGYSFSKVDIIGHSMGGILSRLYLQSSRYSNDIHKLITLNTPHSGSQVANFLSDPLNTGDALCEFVRDMLSGNPQAATCQSGAINDLKVNSDAIRALNSGAGRIKVVPSHAIATTFPTSQILRGLSRVPKVGMMAMLLNIGISIIFNGEDNDGIVALSSQKGGVITTAQSTPSMITPHSSQSNNSVRNQIKTLLTTPTSSSIFTTAGFNPPTLVYSTPPPENRNQLATNATMQIIKPANAVRVNIGGSLGFEITSTNIVEINAIINYDEDEVMSYSATGNTANFTLPIDNGFSIGPHSVLVIGKTATGETIRQRISFEVTNCVSQYNPLNGNLTNSFYQADNLIITNGKIPFGQNIQMSAGQYIEFIPGFDTDPYTILNTKIGGCSN encoded by the coding sequence ATGAAACAAATACTTTTACTTATCCTCAGTCTGTTAACAATTGTTGTTAAAGCACAAGAAAAGTCTACTAAAGATACAAGCCTTGTTCCTTCTACATTGGCTACTTGTTCACAAACATTACTGGGATGTAATTTTAATAACTGGCCTAATCCATTGAAAGGTGAATCGATTACATACCCAGCTCCTGTAAATGGGAACTGTTATGATGGCTCGGCTGCAACCAAATGGAACTGTATAACCACCAGAGCTAATCAAACATGGTTTTATGTACGAATCTTGACGAGAGGAAACATTCGGTTTGTGTTTAATAACTCAAGTAATGTAGATGTCGATGGTGTATTATGGGGGCCTGTGGCCAATAATGATTTGGCAAATGCTTGTAGTGTAACAGAAACAACCCCACTGGTGTGTGACTATAACGCAGACGCTAGAGTGGAATTACCTTGTACAACGCATTCTTCCTTGTGTGGAGGTTCATTGAGTGGAACAATACCTGTAGAAGTAGGGCAAATCTATGTTTTGTGTATCTTAAATTATGCAAACAGGCCTACCAATATAACTTTGAGCCAGCCATTGAATGGGTCTGTTTATTATTCGCAAGAGTCGCTTGATTTTCAAATAGAGCATTTTAGAATTAATAATGGAAACAAAGCCGACAGAGTAAGTTTACGACAAGCAAGTACAGAAGATAACGGTGTTTTTAAGGTATGTGCAGATGGCTCTACTTCATCATTGTTTAAGGTAACAACAACCAAATCAAACGTAAAGGCAAGAATTAGTCAAGACCCTACAAAAGCTAATACAGCAATGTATGGGGAGTTTACGGAGGCAACATTTAACAATGGGGTGTATGAGTTTACGTATAAGCATCCAGATTATCTCAATAGTTTTTCTACGTATCTCCAATTAAATGTAGAATTATATGAGCAGAGTACATCTACACGAGCCCTCGCTTCGTATCCTTTAAGGATACACCCCGCACCGTTGCTCATGGTACATGGGTTATGGTCCAATGGCACTCCAATAGACGATTCAAGTTTTGAAGTTTTGGAGGGAGAATTGAGCACTTCTACAGCATATAGTATCAATACCAATGAAATAGTTACAAAACTATATCGACAAGCTGATTATAGGATTTCAAATGATGCGTCTTTTAGTACAAATGATTGGGTTGTTCCTGTTTATATAGCTAGTTTTAAAGACTACATTCTCAAAGAAGGGTACTCGTTTAGTAAAGTGGATATAATTGGGCATAGTATGGGAGGTATACTGTCAAGGTTATACTTGCAAAGTAGTCGATACAGTAATGATATTCATAAACTTATCACATTGAATACGCCTCACTCAGGTTCTCAAGTGGCCAATTTCTTATCAGACCCTCTTAATACTGGTGATGCCTTATGCGAATTTGTAAGAGATATGCTGAGTGGTAATCCTCAAGCTGCAACATGCCAAAGTGGGGCGATTAATGATTTGAAGGTTAATAGTGATGCCATTAGGGCACTTAATAGTGGTGCAGGTAGGATTAAGGTTGTTCCTTCACACGCAATAGCTACGACGTTTCCTACTAGTCAAATTTTGAGGGGACTCTCAAGAGTTCCTAAAGTTGGGATGATGGCAATGCTATTGAATATAGGTATATCTATCATATTCAATGGCGAAGATAATGATGGAATTGTAGCATTAAGCAGCCAAAAGGGAGGAGTCATTACGACAGCTCAATCGACTCCAAGTATGATAACACCTCATAGCTCACAAAGTAATAATAGTGTTCGTAATCAAATAAAAACCTTACTTACTACACCAACATCTAGTAGCATATTCACCACAGCAGGTTTTAACCCACCTACATTAGTATACAGTACACCACCACCAGAAAATAGAAACCAATTAGCTACCAATGCTACCATGCAGATAATTAAGCCAGCCAATGCTGTACGTGTAAATATCGGAGGAAGTTTAGGTTTTGAGATAACTTCCACCAATATTGTTGAAATAAATGCCATTATCAATTACGATGAAGACGAAGTGATGTCTTATAGTGCTACAGGTAATACCGCCAATTTTACATTACCAATTGACAACGGCTTCTCAATAGGGCCACACAGTGTTCTTGTTATTGGTAAAACAGCTACTGGAGAAACAATAAGACAACGTATCAGTTTTGAAGTTACCAATTGTGTTAGTCAGTATAATCCATTGAATGGTAATCTTACAAATTCGTTTTATCAAGCAGATAATTTAATTATTACCAATGGCAAAATTCCATTTGGGCAAAATATTCAAATGAGTGCAGGCCAATATATTGAGTTTATCCCAGGTTTTGATACAGACCCTTATACAATTTTGAATACTAAAATAGGAGGATGCAGTAATTAG
- a CDS encoding substrate-binding domain-containing protein — MTNPLTETENNTYTTTLKILLVFNRLSDFKDKIYNSFLEEIDGKAKVDVYVQPISPQTASHFDQVIREKVVDYDFVAIMLHAVCLNEDILKTLNSIPKEKLLILDKRNEFIRGEYACVYQDFEQDILSVLQTAQPLVNKYKAINIVVDEPTNFSKGIANGIVQFSQENSLQYNIYTELKEDIVREKEAYLVLSEQYLVDILKVCSKRNWSVGKNIGIISYNETPLKEVLFGGITVVTTDHEQLGRSAAALILSGKKEHIRNPFVFIQRNSL; from the coding sequence GTGACAAATCCACTAACTGAAACAGAGAACAATACTTATACTACTACTTTGAAAATCCTACTGGTTTTTAATCGTCTTAGTGATTTTAAAGATAAAATTTACAATAGCTTCCTCGAAGAAATAGACGGGAAAGCCAAGGTAGATGTGTATGTGCAGCCTATAAGCCCACAAACAGCCTCGCATTTCGACCAAGTGATTCGAGAAAAGGTTGTGGACTATGATTTTGTGGCTATCATGTTGCATGCTGTGTGTTTGAACGAAGATATACTGAAAACACTCAATAGTATTCCCAAAGAAAAATTGCTAATTTTGGATAAACGAAACGAGTTTATTCGTGGCGAGTATGCCTGTGTCTACCAAGATTTCGAGCAAGATATTTTATCAGTTTTACAAACAGCACAGCCGCTTGTCAATAAATACAAGGCAATCAACATAGTAGTAGATGAGCCTACCAATTTTTCAAAGGGCATTGCCAACGGAATTGTACAATTTTCTCAAGAAAATTCGTTACAGTATAATATATATACCGAGTTAAAAGAAGATATTGTTAGGGAAAAAGAAGCTTATTTGGTGTTGTCAGAACAGTATTTAGTAGATATATTGAAGGTATGTTCCAAAAGAAATTGGTCTGTCGGAAAAAATATAGGTATTATTTCATACAATGAAACACCTCTAAAAGAGGTTCTATTTGGAGGGATTACAGTGGTAACTACCGACCACGAACAGCTTGGGCGTAGTGCTGCAGCTTTAATTCTAAGTGGAAAAAAGGAACATATTCGTAATCCTTTTGTTTTTATTCAACGAAACTCACTGTAA
- a CDS encoding sialate O-acetylesterase — protein MKKLITLFLSLVALSAIHAQQIGSTFFTQLPQNKQLYPRNAKNEAQVGIKGSINTSGGAYYSVTVYRNADRYAYQKANITYQSANSGTFAFSPITIKAELAEYYFEIYLKKTTGDSVFVRGISDVVCGDVYVLTGQSNSTAFFNDSRTNEFCRTFGKITDELNTTPYNPADTLWALSNENSYSTGVGTMGFEFQKIIQEKYGIPTCLINGGFHWSSAQHHATRTATNPADLNNGYGRMLYRLQKAGVANNVKALIYRQGESEAYGEGGNFSLYFEQFYNNLKLDIPSIQKLYLFQIDIIDNGVAAAPMVREEQRRLGIKYANISVVPSVGTIGFDGLHYSAEGYQQNAREFSRLIGRDFYNSTGTDNIDAPNIQKAFFTNPERTQIALIFQDNQVLKWPEVYRDAQMKDFFYLNNNSGWIQNGFVQKNAVILNLTSSANFTDISYLPSLIPQGNPLWPYSGPYVTNKTGMRALSFYQYPIGAYNANNVIPQDNTPVVTFSKIPQNLQLFARNAQNQANITVKATLQQKPIQYNYVSLMTLRNGSPYKYQKTAITYASGASNFELSTTIKAELAEYSIQLYAVGGKDSVLLAERKQLVAGDFFVIQGQGNAKAWRTINSTAPTYAYTNEYCRSFGGMVDATKHQLADTTWLISNTAAPYVSVWGIEIQRLIAEKYGIPSCIINVAEVNGSIKTQNISSGSSDISSIYGRLLYKVNKAGASNAIKALFWWGGEIEATNDPNIYQSEFDKLYKLWQKDFPSITRIYCYQNDIYKTPNYDAGALRNFQRTLANTYPLIQAITPLGATDFYGYYYATTGYLEIASETFRWVENDFYTTNKVSIAGNPNLKRAFFTSAKKDEIALIFDDNQTLKWPNEISYDGVSLTLKDFFYLGQSSEQFLSGRAEGNRVYLKRANTGQANTITYLPPYFAYNNFPKDPRTIFNGPFLSNTTGQKAFSFHEVAIMNSLDTPTVTILGNSASTIDISWTSVTGANSYLLQVLKKNDLSLIVTTTFNTSTLKTQIKNLSNNTEYLIQIKAIGEQAESESVQVTAETFSPLVTPQLTATVNYYNSISLNWSNNDTNASTFVLERKTASDTKYTQIARLSVPTITYKDLGLSANTTYSYRLKSQNSKTESAYASIEIKTPALLNTPTLAATAVSHEAIKLTWNNIANATYYTIERMAENETNYTSIAQVNSPELEYLNTPLKDQTTYQYRIRAYSSISESQTSLASAKTFTILATEQEMNDLVSISPNPTSDFIKIQFKKPFTGDLHLYELTGKTIHQTSLEKVTEHSIACRGFQSGLYILIFRNNTGNFSEKIQIIQK, from the coding sequence ATGAAGAAACTAATAACATTATTTCTCTCCTTAGTTGCCCTAAGTGCTATTCATGCCCAACAAATAGGTTCAACTTTCTTTACGCAACTACCACAAAATAAGCAGTTGTACCCCCGAAATGCCAAAAATGAAGCACAGGTAGGTATCAAAGGTAGTATCAATACCAGCGGAGGTGCATACTATAGTGTAACGGTGTACCGTAATGCTGATCGCTATGCTTATCAAAAAGCTAATATTACTTATCAATCTGCCAATTCGGGGACATTTGCATTTTCTCCCATCACCATCAAAGCCGAACTAGCCGAGTATTACTTTGAAATCTACCTAAAGAAAACAACGGGTGATTCTGTGTTTGTTCGGGGCATTAGTGATGTGGTTTGTGGCGATGTTTATGTACTCACAGGGCAGTCAAACTCTACAGCATTTTTCAACGATAGCCGTACCAACGAGTTTTGCAGAACATTTGGTAAAATCACTGACGAACTCAATACAACCCCTTACAATCCTGCCGATACCCTATGGGCCTTATCAAACGAAAACTCCTACAGCACAGGTGTTGGTACAATGGGTTTTGAATTTCAGAAAATTATCCAAGAAAAATACGGTATTCCTACCTGCTTAATCAACGGGGGCTTTCACTGGTCGAGTGCCCAACACCATGCTACGCGTACAGCAACAAATCCTGCCGACCTCAATAACGGGTACGGTCGAATGCTTTACCGATTACAAAAAGCTGGCGTTGCCAATAACGTAAAGGCATTGATATACAGACAGGGTGAAAGCGAAGCCTATGGCGAAGGTGGCAATTTTAGCTTGTACTTTGAACAATTTTATAATAACCTAAAACTAGATATTCCTTCTATTCAAAAACTTTACCTTTTTCAAATAGATATTATTGATAATGGCGTAGCCGCAGCTCCAATGGTACGTGAAGAACAACGTAGATTGGGGATTAAATACGCCAATATTTCGGTGGTGCCTTCGGTTGGAACGATTGGTTTTGATGGCTTACATTATTCAGCTGAAGGGTATCAGCAAAATGCCCGAGAATTTAGCCGCCTCATCGGCCGAGATTTTTATAATAGTACCGGTACCGACAATATTGATGCTCCTAATATTCAAAAAGCCTTTTTTACCAATCCCGAACGAACTCAAATAGCTTTAATTTTTCAGGATAATCAAGTATTAAAATGGCCTGAGGTGTACCGAGATGCCCAGATGAAAGATTTCTTTTACCTCAATAATAATAGCGGTTGGATACAAAATGGTTTTGTACAGAAAAATGCTGTTATTCTCAACCTAACCTCTAGTGCCAACTTTACAGATATTTCTTATTTACCATCTCTAATTCCACAAGGTAACCCACTATGGCCGTATTCTGGGCCTTATGTTACCAACAAAACGGGGATGCGAGCGTTGTCGTTTTATCAATACCCTATTGGAGCATACAACGCAAATAATGTTATTCCTCAAGATAACACCCCTGTTGTTACTTTCAGTAAAATACCCCAAAATCTACAATTATTTGCTAGAAATGCCCAAAATCAGGCAAATATAACTGTAAAGGCTACTTTACAACAAAAGCCTATACAATACAACTATGTGTCGTTGATGACCCTGCGAAACGGTAGCCCTTACAAGTATCAAAAAACGGCTATTACTTATGCCTCTGGTGCTAGTAATTTTGAATTGTCAACCACTATCAAAGCTGAATTAGCAGAGTATAGTATTCAACTTTATGCTGTCGGGGGCAAAGATTCGGTACTTTTGGCCGAACGCAAGCAATTGGTAGCGGGCGATTTTTTTGTGATTCAAGGACAGGGCAATGCCAAAGCTTGGCGAACCATCAATAGTACTGCTCCTACTTATGCTTATACCAACGAATATTGTCGAAGTTTTGGGGGTATGGTCGACGCCACAAAACATCAATTGGCCGACACCACTTGGCTTATTTCCAATACAGCTGCTCCTTATGTTAGCGTTTGGGGTATTGAAATACAAAGGCTTATTGCCGAAAAATATGGTATTCCAAGCTGTATTATCAATGTTGCAGAAGTAAATGGTAGCATCAAAACCCAGAATATCAGCTCGGGGTCTAGCGATATTAGCAGTATTTATGGGCGATTATTATACAAGGTGAATAAGGCGGGTGCAAGTAACGCCATCAAAGCCCTATTTTGGTGGGGTGGCGAAATCGAGGCTACCAATGACCCTAATATTTACCAAAGCGAGTTTGACAAACTTTATAAGCTTTGGCAAAAGGATTTTCCCTCTATTACTAGAATTTACTGCTACCAAAACGATATTTATAAAACTCCTAATTACGACGCTGGGGCTTTACGCAATTTTCAGCGAACGTTGGCAAACACCTACCCTTTGATTCAAGCTATCACACCTTTAGGAGCTACTGATTTTTATGGTTACTATTACGCCACTACTGGCTACTTAGAAATTGCTTCAGAAACGTTTCGCTGGGTTGAAAATGACTTTTACACTACCAACAAAGTATCGATTGCAGGTAACCCTAATCTCAAAAGGGCGTTTTTTACCAGTGCTAAAAAAGATGAAATAGCCCTCATTTTTGACGATAATCAAACCCTCAAATGGCCTAATGAAATTAGTTATGATGGGGTTAGCCTTACCTTAAAAGACTTTTTCTATTTAGGCCAAAGTTCAGAGCAATTCCTTTCAGGCCGAGCAGAGGGTAACAGAGTTTATTTAAAGCGAGCAAACACAGGGCAGGCAAACACCATTACATACCTACCGCCTTATTTCGCTTATAATAACTTTCCAAAAGACCCAAGAACTATTTTTAATGGCCCTTTTTTAAGTAATACTACTGGGCAAAAAGCCTTCTCTTTTCATGAAGTAGCAATCATGAACAGCCTTGATACACCTACTGTTACGATACTTGGTAATTCGGCTAGTACGATTGATATTTCATGGACATCTGTAACAGGGGCAAATTCATATCTTTTGCAGGTATTGAAAAAAAATGACTTGTCGCTCATTGTAACCACTACCTTCAATACAAGTACCCTCAAAACCCAAATCAAGAACCTATCTAACAATACCGAATACCTTATTCAGATAAAGGCTATTGGTGAACAAGCCGAATCGGAATCTGTGCAAGTGACAGCCGAAACTTTCAGCCCGCTAGTTACGCCACAATTAACAGCCACTGTCAATTATTATAATAGCATTAGTCTCAATTGGTCAAATAACGATACCAATGCTAGTACTTTTGTGTTGGAAAGAAAAACAGCGAGCGATACCAAATATACACAAATAGCCCGTTTAAGTGTACCCACTATTACGTACAAAGACCTAGGGCTATCGGCCAATACAACTTATTCCTACAGACTAAAGTCGCAAAATAGTAAAACTGAGTCGGCTTATGCTTCAATAGAAATCAAAACTCCAGCCTTATTAAATACTCCAACGTTGGCAGCAACAGCGGTTTCGCACGAGGCCATCAAGCTCACTTGGAACAATATTGCAAATGCTACTTACTATACTATTGAACGTATGGCCGAAAATGAAACCAACTATACATCCATAGCCCAAGTAAATAGCCCAGAGCTGGAGTATTTGAATACCCCACTCAAAGACCAAACCACTTATCAATACCGCATTAGGGCATATTCGAGCATTAGCGAATCGCAGACAAGCCTTGCATCTGCCAAAACCTTTACAATTTTGGCAACCGAACAAGAAATGAACGATTTAGTTAGTATTTCGCCAAACCCTACCAGTGATTTTATTAAAATACAGTTTAAAAAACCCTTTACAGGCGACCTCCATCTGTATGAATTAACAGGCAAAACAATACACCAAACCAGCCTAGAAAAGGTGACAGAGCATAGTATTGCCTGTCGAGGTTTTCAATCTGGCCTATATATACTGATATTTAGAAATAATACCGGTAATTTCTCTGAAAAAATCCAAATTATTCAAAAATAA